The Chitinophagales bacterium genome includes a region encoding these proteins:
- a CDS encoding nucleotidyltransferase: MNIIIPMAGRGTRLRPHTLVTPKPLVNIAGKPIVEWLVKDLIAICPEKVENIGFIIGDFGTAVEQQLLAIADSLGAKGHIFHQEVALGTAHAILCAKDLLQGKTIVAFADTLFRCNQTIDTTKDGVIFVQKVADPKAFGVVKLSSDGYITDFVEKPQTFVSDLAIIGIYYFKDGAYLNSELQYLIDNEIKEKGEYQLTNAMENMKNKGSQFFPGEMQEWLDCGNKQATVYTNQRMLNIKKDELQIPATINNVNSIIIQPCFIGESVILENAVIGPNVSIGNNSVIKNSIINNSLIQNNTHITNKVLNEAMVGMFVKLNADAESWSLGDYSSSN, from the coding sequence ATGAACATTATTATACCTATGGCAGGAAGAGGTACTCGATTAAGACCTCACACTTTAGTTACGCCAAAACCTTTAGTCAATATTGCAGGCAAACCAATTGTAGAATGGTTGGTAAAAGATTTAATTGCTATTTGTCCTGAAAAAGTAGAAAACATTGGTTTTATTATTGGCGATTTTGGCACAGCAGTAGAACAACAATTATTAGCAATTGCAGATAGTCTTGGAGCAAAAGGACATATCTTTCATCAAGAAGTAGCATTAGGAACAGCTCATGCTATTTTGTGTGCTAAAGATTTATTGCAAGGCAAAACAATAGTGGCTTTTGCAGATACTTTGTTTAGGTGCAATCAAACCATAGATACGACAAAAGATGGCGTTATCTTTGTACAAAAAGTAGCAGATCCAAAAGCATTTGGCGTAGTAAAATTAAGTAGCGATGGCTATATCACCGATTTTGTAGAAAAACCACAAACCTTTGTATCTGATTTAGCAATTATTGGTATCTATTATTTTAAAGACGGAGCATATTTAAATAGCGAATTACAATATTTAATTGATAACGAGATTAAAGAAAAAGGCGAATATCAACTAACCAATGCTATGGAAAATATGAAAAACAAAGGCAGTCAGTTTTTTCCAGGTGAAATGCAAGAGTGGCTCGATTGTGGTAACAAACAAGCAACAGTTTATACCAATCAACGAATGTTAAACATTAAAAAAGATGAATTACAAATTCCTGCTACTATAAATAATGTTAATTCTATTATAATACAACCTTGTTTTATTGGCGAAAGCGTTATTTTAGAGAATGCTGTAATTGGACCTAATGTTAGCATTGGCAATAATTCAGTAATTAAAAATAGTATTATAAATAATTCTTTGATTCAAAATAACACACATATTACCAATAAAGTTTTAAATGAAGCCATGGTTGGTATGTTTGTTAAATTAAATGCAGATGCAGAATCGTGGAGTTTAGGTGATTATTCAAGTTCTAACTAA